In Capsicum annuum cultivar UCD-10X-F1 chromosome 7, UCD10Xv1.1, whole genome shotgun sequence, one genomic interval encodes:
- the LOC107878215 gene encoding S-type anion channel SLAH1 — protein sequence MDTKEAQSLPVTRVFVTQKNHFSSILSRFHAGFFRISLSLCSQALLWKTLSEPSDDIHKFRNIFRMLPSTAFLLLWSLALFSLVLLSLLYLLRLLFHFDMVKSEFSHHVGVNYLFAPWISWLLLLQATPFFKPKEVYFLVLWWIFVVPIVALDIKIYGQWITKGKRFLSGVANPTSQLSVIGNLVGARAAAKMGWNESALLLFAIGMSHYLVLFVTLYQRLPGSSSIPAMLRPVFFLFLAAPSMASLSWDSIHGKFDSSSKMLFFLSLFLFLSLISRPALFKRSMKKFNVSWWAYSFPLTVMAIASTKYAQEIKNTASHILMLLLSGLSVIVSLVLMIFTAFNSNSFLPSDGDDSMHCTSNKRLSIV from the exons ATGGATACCAAAGAAGCTCAATCTCTGCCCGTTACTAGAGTTTTTGTAACACAAAAGAATCATTTTTCATCAATATTAAGTAGATTTCATGCTGGTTTTTTTAGAATAAGCCTATCTTTATGCAGCCAAGCATTATTATGGAAAACATTAAGTGAGCCATCGGATGATATTCATAAGTTTCGAAATATTTTTCGAATGCTTCCCTCCACAGCCTTCCTTCTTCTATGGTCTTTAGCTTTATTCTCATTAGTATTACTCTCTTTACTATATTTACTTCGTCTCCTCTTTCACTTTGACATGGTTAAAAGTGAATTCTCGCACCATGTTGGAGTGAATTACCTTTTCGCCCCATGGATTTCGTGGCTTCTTTTGCTTCAAGCTACCCCATTCTTCAAACCTAAAGAGGTTTATTTTCTTGTGCTTTGGTGGATCTTTGTTGTACCTATAGTGGCACTGGATATCAAGATATATGGACAATGGATTACGAAGGGGAAGCGCTTCTTATCAGGAGTTGCGAATCCCACGAGCCAATTATCGGTTATTGGAAATTTGGTAGGAGCAAGGGCAGCTGCTAAAATGGGATGGAATGAGAGTGCACTATTGTTATTTGCAATTGGAATGTCACATTATTTGGTACTATTTGTGACACTATATCAGAGGTTGCCAGGAAGTAGTTCAATTCCAGCAATGCTAAGGCCagtattcttcttgttcttggcTGCTCCCAGCATGGCTAGCTTGTCATGGGATTCTATTCATGGAAAGTTTGATTCTTCATCCAAGATGCTCTTCTTCCTCTCCCTTTTCCTCTTCCTTTCACTG ATATCAAGACCAGCCTTATTCAAGAGATCAATGAAGAAATTCAATGTATCATGGTGGGCATATTCTTTCCCTTTAACAGTGATGGCAATAGCATCAACTAAATATGCTCAAGAAATAAAGAACACTGCTTCCCACATATTAATGCTGCTTCTTTCTGGACTGTCAGTGATAGTATCACTTGTCTTGATGATTTTTACTGCATTTAATTCCAATTCATTTTTACCTAGTGATGGTGATGATTCAATGCACTGCACTAGTAATAAACGGTTGTCAATTGTATAG